One segment of Gemmatimonadota bacterium DNA contains the following:
- a CDS encoding peptidylprolyl isomerase, with product MTMRRLLGCLVLLLLPAALAAQDQGPAFRCDTASTVVDRVIAVVGDAPILSSQVEEEIFTQRAQQGPLPTTLPEFQALCRQVISDLVDAELLLQVAQRDTAIKVTDQEIADGVEQQYRNVRQRFQSEVDFRAELAKSGFQTPEEFRRYLGDHQRKQAYRQRLMEKLRSDEKLKPVQPTEAEMRAYFDQFHDQLPQRPATLSFRNIVVSPKPADAARARARQLADSIVVELRKGGDFATAAKRFSQDPASKEQGGDLGWFRRGQMVAEFEAVAFRLRPGVIADPVETPFGFHIIQVQRIQPAEVQARHILLMPDIEPADADSAEALANRVALALRAAAPFDSLARLYHDAAEEKEAEDVPVTQLPEEYKDGIGTADSGSVVPVFAIRKANGVRRKFVVLQVTGRRSEGAIRYEDVKDQIRKQLSDNLATRRYIDRLRRSAYVDIRI from the coding sequence GTGACCATGCGTCGCCTGCTCGGCTGCCTTGTCCTGCTGCTCCTGCCGGCCGCGCTCGCCGCGCAGGATCAGGGTCCCGCATTCCGCTGCGACACGGCGAGCACCGTCGTAGACCGGGTGATCGCCGTGGTGGGCGACGCCCCGATCCTCTCCTCGCAAGTAGAGGAGGAGATCTTCACCCAGCGCGCGCAGCAGGGCCCGCTGCCCACCACCCTGCCGGAGTTCCAGGCGCTCTGCCGCCAGGTCATCTCCGACCTGGTCGACGCGGAGCTGCTGCTGCAGGTGGCCCAGCGCGATACCGCCATCAAGGTGACCGACCAGGAGATCGCCGACGGCGTGGAGCAGCAGTACCGGAACGTCCGGCAGCGGTTCCAGAGCGAGGTCGACTTCCGCGCCGAGCTCGCCAAGTCGGGCTTCCAGACGCCGGAGGAGTTCCGCCGCTACCTGGGCGACCACCAGCGGAAGCAGGCGTACCGCCAGCGCCTCATGGAGAAGCTCCGCTCGGACGAGAAGCTCAAGCCGGTGCAGCCGACGGAAGCCGAGATGCGGGCGTACTTCGACCAGTTCCACGACCAGCTGCCGCAGCGCCCGGCCACGCTGTCGTTCCGGAACATCGTGGTCTCCCCGAAGCCCGCCGACGCCGCCCGTGCCCGGGCGCGCCAGCTGGCGGATTCCATTGTGGTCGAGCTGCGCAAGGGCGGTGACTTCGCCACCGCCGCGAAGCGGTTCTCGCAGGACCCCGCGAGCAAGGAACAGGGGGGCGACCTCGGCTGGTTCCGGCGGGGCCAGATGGTGGCGGAGTTCGAGGCGGTGGCGTTCCGGCTGCGCCCCGGAGTCATCGCGGATCCGGTCGAGACGCCGTTCGGCTTCCATATCATCCAGGTGCAGCGGATCCAGCCGGCCGAGGTCCAGGCGCGCCACATCCTCCTGATGCCGGACATCGAGCCGGCCGATGCCGACAGCGCCGAGGCGCTCGCGAACCGGGTGGCGCTGGCCCTGCGCGCCGCCGCGCCGTTCGACTCGCTGGCGCGGCTGTACCACGACGCGGCGGAGGAGAAGGAAGCGGAAGACGTGCCCGTGACGCAGCTGCCGGAGGAGTACAAGGACGGCATCGGCACGGCGGACAGCGGCTCGGTGGTGCCGGTCTTCGCCATCCGCAAGGCCAACGGGGTGCGCCGCAAGTTCGTGGTGCTGCAGGTGACCGGACGCCGCAGCGAAGGCGCGATCCGGTACGAGGACGTGAAGGACCAGATCCGCAAGCAGCTCAGCGACAACCTGGCCACCCGGCGGTACATCGACCGGCTGCGCCGCTCGGCCTACGTGGACATCCGCATCTAG
- the pdxA gene encoding 4-hydroxythreonine-4-phosphate dehydrogenase PdxA, translated as MPSPPRLAVTLGDPRGIGPEITARALATALDAEIVAIGAEEQVAAVPAARRIVVGSWKEGLGEGEGEGVPRAGPSRAARAGRIAGLGVEQAARLALAGEVDGIVTAPAHKHALNLAGFQWPGHTEWLAHLAGDVDVAMMLAADRLRVVLVTTHVPLKAVPQLVTTDRVVRAGRVTARALTDWWGIAAPRLAVCALNPHAGEGGLFGDEETRVLAPAVAALGATGPLPADTVFVRAMRGEFDAVLAPYHDVGMTAIKVAAFGRGVNITLGLPFPRTSPDHGTAFDIAGTGTADPGSMRQALELAAHLATIRRRATA; from the coding sequence ATGCCCTCCCCTCCCCGCCTGGCCGTGACCCTGGGCGATCCCCGCGGCATCGGCCCGGAGATCACCGCGCGTGCGCTGGCCACCGCCCTCGACGCCGAGATCGTCGCGATCGGCGCCGAGGAGCAGGTGGCCGCGGTGCCGGCGGCGCGGCGCATCGTGGTCGGCAGCTGGAAGGAGGGTCTCGGCGAGGGCGAGGGGGAGGGGGTGCCCCGGGCCGGCCCCTCGCGCGCCGCACGCGCCGGGAGGATCGCCGGGCTCGGCGTGGAGCAGGCCGCGCGGCTGGCGCTCGCGGGCGAGGTCGATGGGATCGTCACGGCACCGGCCCACAAGCACGCCCTCAACCTGGCCGGCTTCCAGTGGCCGGGGCACACCGAGTGGCTGGCGCACCTCGCGGGCGACGTGGACGTGGCCATGATGCTCGCCGCCGACCGGTTGCGGGTGGTGCTGGTGACCACCCACGTGCCGCTCAAGGCCGTGCCCCAGCTGGTGACCACCGACCGCGTGGTCCGCGCCGGGCGGGTCACCGCGCGCGCGCTGACCGACTGGTGGGGGATCGCGGCGCCCCGGCTGGCCGTCTGTGCCCTCAACCCGCACGCGGGCGAGGGCGGGCTGTTCGGCGACGAGGAGACGCGCGTGCTGGCGCCCGCGGTGGCGGCCCTCGGCGCCACGGGCCCGCTGCCGGCGGACACCGTCTTTGTCCGCGCCATGCGCGGCGAGTTCGACGCCGTGCTGGCGCCCTACCACGACGTGGGCATGACCGCCATCAAGGTCGCGGCGTTCGGGCGCGGGGTGAACATCACCCTGGGCCTGCCCTTCCCGCGCACCTCGCCCGACCACGGCACCGCCTTCGACATCGCCGGCACCGGCACCGCCGACCCGGGCAGCATGCGCCAGGCGCTCGAACTCGCGGCGCACCTGGCCACCATCCGGCGCCGGGCCACCGCATGA
- a CDS encoding VWA domain-containing protein has product MIGFLQPWALLGLPLAGLPLLLHLMQRRDPPTVEFPAVRYLVQVTEEHQRRLKLRHWLLLLVRTLLVLAVVLAAAGPAASLARGATHAPSALVVVLDDSPSSAAVVAGTPRLTDLRAAARRVLERATPADAVWLLTSDGIARRGSPAALRARVDSLEPSRIRMDLGQALTLAGEVLATDGRPGGIVALTDLQATALSATTARVPIVVAHPAGPAPENTGVVGLDPGAQPWTPEGGAAQATVGGDAATPAAVAVQLGDRPARQALVPAGTTSSFALGPALPGWWPVTAVQGADEFRLDDRREALVRVAPVARVAWDPRDRYIDAVAGVLAASGRIRPGTELTFGALGPGASVVLPPADPAAVGALNRALERRGVGWRYAALVEAAGVTDSGALLGREAVLRRYRLEPLRAAAASGVVATVGGAPWIVRTGDVVLLGSRLEPAWTPLPLRAAFLPLVDALLNRVARGQLAVLEGAPGEPVLLPDLVTQVTQGERRWVVEGGAAFRPPATGLYFLLAGRDTVGGLAANLDPRESALAAAPAGQVRRLWPTARLLELAAAPDAAFAALGRASLAGPLLWLAFLLALAEVVLASGTRRAA; this is encoded by the coding sequence GTGATCGGCTTTCTCCAGCCCTGGGCGCTGCTCGGCCTCCCGCTCGCGGGGCTGCCGCTGCTGCTGCACCTCATGCAGCGCCGCGACCCGCCCACCGTCGAGTTCCCCGCCGTCCGCTACCTGGTCCAGGTGACCGAGGAGCACCAGCGCCGCCTCAAGCTGCGCCACTGGCTGCTGCTCCTGGTGCGCACCCTGCTCGTGCTCGCGGTGGTCCTGGCGGCCGCGGGGCCGGCGGCGTCCCTGGCGCGCGGCGCCACCCACGCCCCGAGCGCGCTGGTGGTCGTGCTCGATGATTCGCCGTCGAGCGCCGCGGTGGTGGCGGGCACGCCGCGCCTCACCGACCTGCGGGCGGCGGCGCGGCGGGTGCTCGAGCGCGCCACTCCCGCCGACGCGGTCTGGCTGCTGACCAGCGATGGCATCGCGCGGCGCGGCTCGCCCGCGGCGCTCCGGGCGCGAGTGGACAGCCTCGAACCCTCCCGCATCCGCATGGACCTGGGCCAGGCCCTGACGCTGGCCGGCGAGGTGCTCGCCACCGACGGCCGCCCCGGCGGGATTGTGGCCCTCACCGACCTGCAGGCCACGGCCCTGAGCGCCACGACGGCGCGGGTGCCGATCGTGGTGGCCCACCCGGCGGGGCCGGCGCCCGAGAACACCGGCGTGGTGGGGCTCGACCCCGGCGCGCAACCCTGGACGCCGGAGGGTGGGGCCGCGCAGGCTACCGTCGGTGGCGACGCGGCCACTCCGGCAGCGGTGGCGGTGCAGCTGGGCGACCGGCCCGCGCGCCAGGCGCTGGTGCCCGCCGGGACCACCAGCAGCTTTGCGCTCGGGCCGGCGCTGCCGGGGTGGTGGCCGGTGACGGCCGTGCAGGGGGCGGACGAGTTCCGCCTCGACGACCGGCGCGAGGCCCTGGTCCGGGTGGCGCCGGTGGCCCGGGTGGCGTGGGACCCGCGCGACCGCTACATCGACGCGGTGGCCGGCGTCCTCGCGGCGAGTGGCCGCATCCGGCCCGGGACCGAGCTCACGTTCGGCGCCCTCGGCCCGGGGGCCTCGGTGGTGCTGCCGCCGGCCGATCCGGCCGCCGTGGGGGCGCTCAACCGCGCGCTGGAGCGGCGCGGGGTCGGCTGGCGCTACGCCGCGCTGGTGGAGGCTGCGGGGGTCACCGACAGCGGGGCGCTGCTCGGGCGGGAAGCGGTGCTGCGCCGCTACCGGCTCGAGCCGCTCCGCGCCGCCGCGGCGAGCGGGGTGGTGGCGACCGTCGGTGGCGCGCCGTGGATCGTGCGGACCGGCGACGTGGTGCTCCTTGGGAGCCGGCTGGAGCCGGCCTGGACCCCGCTGCCGCTCCGTGCCGCGTTCCTGCCGCTGGTGGATGCCCTGCTCAACCGGGTGGCGCGCGGCCAGTTGGCGGTGCTGGAGGGTGCTCCGGGTGAGCCGGTATTGCTGCCGGACCTCGTGACCCAGGTAACCCAGGGTGAGCGTCGCTGGGTGGTCGAGGGGGGCGCCGCGTTCCGGCCTCCGGCCACGGGGCTGTACTTCCTGCTGGCCGGCCGCGACACCGTGGGCGGGCTGGCCGCCAACCTCGATCCGCGGGAGTCCGCGCTCGCCGCGGCCCCGGCGGGGCAGGTCCGCCGGCTGTGGCCCACGGCGCGGCTGCTCGAGCTCGCGGCGGCGCCGGACGCCGCCTTCGCCGCGCTCGGCCGGGCCAGCCTGGCCGGACCGCTGCTCTGGCTGGCCTTCCTCCTGGCGCTCGCGGAAGTGGTGCTCGCGAGCGGGACACGTCGCGCCGCATGA
- a CDS encoding glycosyltransferase family 39 protein, with the protein MLRSLQWALVAVGVLLRLRQYLHARPVWLDEAMLLSNILGRSFGDLLQPLDSDQTAPVPFLWAVRLCAVLGGTDERVLRLVPFLAGVGLLVAVLCVARRLLAPGAATLAVLLVALSPMLIYFANEVKPYGVDACAFALLALLTARLAERPDLRDRWAALLAVGAVVAVSSATAPFMLAGVGAALVLAPEVRRAPAAVAWLAAMALLWGGAFAAEYLLVYRAASGSAYMQRFWTPYFLSPTLPGLAGKAVAAVVEGMESWFLAPGGGWRAVVAGALVLPLGLGAWTLARGRGVWAVALMLVPVFGALAASVVRAYPVAPRLLLFVVPGLAVLLAAGTEAVCAWLTRRWPVAWLAAAGVGLAFLPGLDAARQLAEPYEREATRPLVERFRREHAPGAAIYVFGRGMPAWLFYSTDWRAPDLVRVRERIALVSSTGAAFRNAASRGRPVAAEGDTLRFAVGDWRELVGVPTGTGPDSLGIPSPAPDSGWADNEARRLHEAGGPEAWVLLSSFQPMVPDQLDAALTRRGGVRALREERPGAVLMRWTFPAAPEASPAAP; encoded by the coding sequence ATGCTGCGCTCGCTGCAATGGGCCCTGGTGGCCGTGGGCGTGCTGCTCCGCCTGCGCCAGTACCTGCATGCGCGCCCGGTCTGGCTCGACGAGGCAATGCTCCTCAGCAACATCCTGGGACGCTCCTTCGGGGACCTCCTGCAGCCGCTGGACAGCGACCAGACTGCGCCGGTTCCCTTCCTCTGGGCCGTCCGGCTCTGTGCCGTGCTCGGCGGCACCGACGAGCGGGTCCTCCGGCTGGTGCCGTTCCTCGCGGGGGTGGGGCTCCTCGTGGCGGTGCTGTGTGTGGCGCGCCGGCTGCTCGCGCCGGGGGCCGCCACGCTCGCGGTGCTGCTGGTGGCGCTCTCGCCGATGCTGATCTACTTCGCCAACGAGGTGAAGCCCTACGGGGTGGATGCGTGCGCCTTCGCGCTGCTGGCGCTGCTCACCGCCCGGCTGGCCGAGCGACCCGACCTGCGCGACCGCTGGGCGGCGCTGCTCGCCGTCGGCGCGGTGGTGGCCGTGTCGAGCGCCACGGCGCCGTTCATGCTCGCGGGGGTCGGGGCCGCGCTGGTGCTTGCGCCCGAGGTGCGGCGGGCGCCCGCGGCGGTGGCGTGGCTGGCCGCGATGGCCCTGCTCTGGGGTGGCGCCTTCGCCGCCGAGTACCTGCTGGTGTACCGCGCCGCGTCGGGCAGCGCGTACATGCAGCGCTTCTGGACGCCCTATTTCCTGAGCCCCACGCTGCCCGGCCTCGCCGGCAAGGCGGTCGCCGCCGTGGTGGAGGGGATGGAGTCGTGGTTCCTGGCGCCCGGGGGCGGCTGGCGCGCCGTGGTGGCGGGCGCGCTGGTGCTCCCGCTGGGCCTCGGCGCGTGGACGCTGGCGCGGGGCCGGGGCGTCTGGGCAGTGGCGCTGATGCTGGTCCCGGTGTTCGGCGCGCTGGCAGCCTCCGTGGTACGGGCCTACCCGGTGGCGCCGCGCCTGCTGCTCTTCGTGGTGCCAGGCCTGGCGGTGCTGCTGGCCGCGGGCACCGAGGCGGTGTGCGCCTGGCTCACCCGGCGGTGGCCGGTGGCGTGGCTCGCGGCGGCGGGGGTGGGGCTCGCCTTTCTCCCGGGGCTCGATGCCGCCCGCCAGCTCGCGGAGCCGTACGAGCGGGAGGCCACGCGGCCGCTGGTCGAGCGGTTCCGGCGGGAGCACGCGCCGGGTGCGGCCATCTACGTCTTCGGGCGGGGGATGCCCGCCTGGCTTTTCTATTCCACCGACTGGCGTGCCCCCGACCTGGTTCGGGTGCGTGAGCGCATCGCCCTGGTGAGCTCCACGGGCGCGGCGTTCCGGAATGCGGCGAGCCGCGGGCGGCCGGTCGCGGCGGAAGGGGACACGCTGCGGTTCGCGGTGGGCGACTGGCGTGAGCTCGTGGGTGTGCCCACCGGGACGGGGCCCGACTCACTGGGGATTCCCTCCCCGGCGCCCGACAGCGGCTGGGCCGACAACGAAGCCCGCCGGCTGCATGAAGCCGGCGGGCCCGAGGCATGGGTGCTGCTGTCGTCGTTCCAGCCGATGGTGCCGGACCAGCTCGACGCGGCCCTGACCAGGCGAGGGGGCGTGCGCGCCCTGCGCGAGGAGCGGCCTGGGGCGGTGCTGATGCGCTGGACCTTCCCGGCGGCGCCGGAGGCTAGCCCAGCCGCGCCATGA
- the mfd gene encoding transcription-repair coupling factor, whose amino-acid sequence MTLQLLLDAFERTAFGYDLRDRLPGRGTLLPLAGLPGSSSAVMLAWLARAYPSRLFTVIATTPADAERWVTDLQHLTDAPVALYPQRESLGEEEPHYEIAGERAETLAALLEGRLRILVTTARATQERTGVVAGLQATTLRLGGAGTPPLGAVAAQLEAMGYERVATVTEVAQFSVRGGIIDVYGFGMAGPARLEWWGDTLDSLRGFDLTTQRSAEAIDEVTVLPLGGSAARRRGDGAEPVATGARRTLLELLPSETLLLEDGSGANAEEVGRSWREAAHHLEVARRLGEEVPAREALFEPPEAWGARLAAFGRLVVRGEGEPGALNAGFFPPEPVDRDVRRLRSLLAGEVPTLILCDNEGQLERLDELLHEDGRRGGTATLAIGALDGGFVMRSLRVLTDHEIFRRARRLRRSRRYRQAAPTAMTGQLAAGDFVVHLDHGIGVYRGIATIQVGESTMEVAIVEYEGGDRLNVPLYRLDQLERYRAAGDDGDQPPPRLHKLGGTSWQRVRDKTRQAIKEMAAELLDLYARRQVSAGYAFPPDTRWQRELESAFLYEDTPDQRKATEAVKRAMEQPLPMDLLLVGDVGYGKTEVAVRAAFKAVQGGKQVAVLVPTTILADQHYRTFSERLADFPVKVEVLSRFRTVKEQKAALERLAAGDLDVIIGTHRLLSPDVQFKDLGLLVVDEEHRFGVRHKERLKALRLTVDVLTLTATPIPRTLHLSLAGLRDLVLIETPPRDRSPILTFVEPWDDGLLEEAFARELDRGGQVFFVHNRIETIETLAARVRALAPRARVAVGHGQMTAETLEDVMRRFVLGEVDILVSTMIVESGLDVANANTMVVHDAQRFGLAQLYQLRGRVGRSHRRAYCYLVVPDLIDRDAEERLRVLEHHTDLGAGYRIALKDMELRGAGNLLGQEQSGHAQAVGFDLYLRWLEETVRALRGQAGKVERPAPPEVVLDRPAHLPDDFVAADDVKLDFYRRLARALTSGDIQQLRDELRERFGPLPEAADTLLHMAQLRTVGAQLGLQHLLVRGDEARLTFREGAAPRFAGLSAALDHVQLAVEVRRTVPLSLRLTRLGGEAMVPALVRALGLVAEKQLGG is encoded by the coding sequence ATGACCCTGCAGCTGCTGCTGGACGCCTTCGAACGCACCGCCTTCGGCTACGATCTGCGCGACCGGCTCCCCGGCCGCGGCACCCTGCTGCCCCTGGCCGGGCTGCCGGGCTCGAGCTCGGCGGTGATGCTGGCGTGGCTGGCGCGGGCCTACCCCTCCCGCCTGTTCACCGTGATCGCCACCACGCCAGCCGACGCCGAGCGCTGGGTGACCGACCTGCAGCACCTCACCGATGCCCCGGTGGCGCTCTACCCGCAGCGGGAATCGCTGGGGGAAGAGGAGCCGCACTACGAGATCGCCGGGGAGCGGGCCGAGACGCTCGCCGCGCTGCTCGAGGGGCGGCTCCGGATCCTGGTCACCACGGCGCGGGCCACCCAGGAGCGCACCGGGGTGGTGGCGGGGCTGCAGGCCACCACGCTTCGCCTGGGCGGGGCGGGGACGCCGCCCCTCGGTGCGGTGGCCGCCCAGCTCGAAGCGATGGGCTACGAGCGGGTTGCCACGGTCACCGAGGTGGCCCAGTTCAGCGTGCGTGGCGGGATCATCGACGTCTACGGCTTCGGCATGGCGGGGCCGGCCCGGCTCGAGTGGTGGGGCGACACGCTCGATTCGCTCCGCGGCTTCGACCTCACCACGCAGCGCAGCGCCGAGGCGATCGACGAGGTCACCGTCCTGCCGCTCGGCGGGTCGGCGGCGCGGCGACGCGGGGACGGCGCGGAGCCGGTGGCCACCGGGGCACGCCGCACCCTGCTCGAACTGCTGCCCTCGGAGACGCTGCTGCTCGAGGACGGGTCCGGGGCCAACGCGGAGGAGGTGGGCCGTTCGTGGCGTGAGGCGGCACACCACCTCGAGGTGGCGCGGCGCCTGGGCGAGGAGGTGCCCGCCCGCGAGGCGCTGTTCGAGCCGCCCGAGGCGTGGGGCGCGCGGCTGGCGGCGTTCGGGCGCCTGGTGGTGCGGGGCGAGGGGGAGCCTGGGGCGCTCAACGCCGGGTTCTTCCCCCCGGAGCCGGTGGACCGGGATGTCCGGCGGCTGCGCTCGCTGCTGGCGGGCGAGGTGCCCACGCTGATCCTGTGCGACAACGAGGGCCAGCTGGAACGGCTGGACGAGCTGCTGCACGAGGACGGGCGACGGGGCGGCACGGCCACCCTGGCCATCGGGGCGCTCGACGGCGGCTTCGTGATGCGGAGCCTCCGGGTGCTCACCGACCACGAGATCTTCCGCCGGGCGCGTCGCCTGCGGCGCTCGCGCCGCTACCGCCAGGCGGCCCCCACCGCCATGACGGGCCAGCTGGCCGCCGGCGACTTCGTGGTGCACCTCGACCACGGCATCGGGGTGTACCGCGGCATCGCGACGATCCAGGTGGGCGAGTCGACGATGGAGGTGGCGATCGTCGAGTACGAGGGCGGCGACCGGCTCAACGTCCCGCTCTATCGCCTCGACCAGCTGGAGCGCTACCGCGCCGCGGGCGATGACGGCGACCAGCCGCCGCCCCGGCTGCACAAGCTGGGCGGCACCTCGTGGCAGCGGGTGCGCGACAAGACCCGGCAGGCCATCAAGGAGATGGCCGCCGAGCTGCTCGACCTCTACGCCCGCCGGCAGGTGAGCGCGGGCTACGCCTTCCCGCCCGACACCCGGTGGCAGCGCGAGCTCGAGTCGGCGTTCCTCTACGAGGACACCCCCGACCAGCGGAAGGCCACCGAGGCGGTGAAGCGGGCCATGGAGCAGCCGCTCCCGATGGACCTCCTGCTGGTGGGCGACGTGGGGTACGGCAAGACCGAGGTGGCGGTGCGCGCCGCCTTCAAGGCGGTGCAGGGCGGCAAGCAGGTGGCGGTGCTGGTGCCGACCACCATCCTGGCGGACCAGCACTACCGCACCTTCAGCGAGCGGCTGGCCGACTTCCCGGTGAAGGTCGAGGTGCTGTCGCGGTTCCGCACGGTGAAGGAGCAGAAGGCGGCCCTGGAGCGGCTGGCCGCCGGCGACCTCGACGTGATCATCGGCACGCACCGGCTGCTCTCGCCCGACGTGCAGTTCAAGGACCTGGGGCTGCTGGTGGTGGACGAGGAGCACCGGTTCGGGGTGCGGCACAAGGAGCGGCTCAAGGCGCTCCGGCTCACCGTCGACGTGCTGACGCTCACCGCGACACCGATCCCGCGCACGCTTCACCTTTCGCTGGCGGGGCTGCGCGACCTGGTGCTGATCGAGACCCCGCCACGGGACCGCTCCCCGATCCTCACCTTCGTGGAGCCGTGGGACGACGGCCTGCTCGAGGAGGCCTTTGCGCGGGAGCTGGACCGCGGCGGCCAGGTGTTCTTCGTGCACAACCGCATCGAGACCATCGAGACGCTCGCGGCCCGGGTGCGGGCGCTGGCGCCCCGGGCGCGGGTGGCGGTGGGCCACGGGCAGATGACGGCCGAGACGCTCGAGGACGTGATGCGGCGCTTCGTGCTCGGGGAGGTGGACATCCTCGTCTCCACGATGATCGTGGAATCGGGGCTCGACGTGGCCAACGCCAACACGATGGTGGTCCACGACGCCCAGCGGTTCGGGCTGGCCCAGCTGTACCAGCTGCGGGGGCGGGTGGGACGCAGCCACCGGCGGGCCTACTGCTACCTGGTGGTTCCGGACCTCATCGACCGCGACGCCGAGGAGCGGCTCAGGGTGCTGGAGCACCACACCGACCTGGGCGCGGGGTACCGGATCGCGCTCAAGGACATGGAACTGCGCGGCGCGGGCAACCTGCTCGGGCAGGAGCAGTCGGGGCACGCCCAGGCCGTCGGGTTCGACCTGTACCTGCGGTGGCTGGAAGAGACGGTGCGGGCGCTGCGCGGGCAGGCCGGAAAGGTCGAGCGGCCGGCGCCGCCCGAGGTGGTGCTCGACCGGCCGGCCCACCTGCCGGACGATTTCGTGGCGGCCGACGACGTCAAGCTCGATTTCTACCGCCGACTGGCGCGGGCCCTGACCTCTGGCGACATTCAACAGTTGCGCGACGAGCTGCGGGAACGGTTCGGGCCGCTGCCGGAGGCGGCGGACACGCTGCTGCACATGGCGCAGCTCCGCACCGTCGGGGCGCAGCTCGGGCTGCAGCACCTGCTGGTCCGGGGCGATGAGGCCCGGCTCACCTTCCGCGAGGGGGCAGCCCCGCGCTTTGCGGGGCTGTCGGCCGCCCTCGACCACGTGCAGCTCGCCGTCGAAGTCCGGCGCACGGTGCCGCTCTCCCTCCGCCTGACGCGGCTCGGGGGCGAGGCGATGGTCCCGGCGCTGGTGCGGGCGCTGGGCCTGGTGGCGGAGAAGCAGCTGGGTGGGTAG
- a CDS encoding peptidylprolyl isomerase: MRRLAVGVLGAVVALSGCDAIKRMSGGTPTVVATAAGQQLSVDRLARLMAGIKGVPMAPEAADFIANLWVDHTLLAQSLAAGETFLDSATASEVMWPELVELRGSRWHDTLLARKIPFTDQVVDSIYGADQVRLFQHILVRVESTAEPPARAAGRRRAEAMLARVRGGADFGQVATQVSDDPASKLDSGYLTPAPRGRWVTAFDSAGWTLAPGAMTGLVETPFGYHVIRRPLAAEVRGRLVQYMREQLGRQLDSVYLDSLGIQRKLKVVSNAPDLVRQALGDKGEAIRSPKVLASYDGGAFTVASLIRWVTGLGPEWAADLGQRPDSSLTQFVKLLAQNQILVAQADSAGIRVLPDEWASMMQRYRGLLDTLRMSLDLSSGDLTDPAVAQEQRARVAALKVETFWDRVVQGRGRPRPIPGPVSFVLRKTGQYTVDRRGVDAAVAQAAVLKAKADSAAAAAPRLPAPGGP, from the coding sequence ATGCGACGGTTGGCCGTGGGAGTGCTCGGCGCGGTGGTGGCGCTGTCGGGCTGCGATGCGATCAAGCGGATGTCGGGCGGCACGCCCACCGTGGTGGCGACCGCCGCGGGGCAGCAGCTGAGCGTGGACCGGCTGGCCCGGCTCATGGCCGGCATCAAGGGCGTGCCCATGGCGCCCGAGGCGGCGGACTTCATCGCCAACCTCTGGGTGGACCACACCCTCCTGGCCCAGTCGCTCGCGGCGGGCGAGACCTTCCTCGATTCGGCCACGGCCAGCGAGGTCATGTGGCCCGAGCTGGTGGAGCTGCGCGGCAGCCGCTGGCACGACACCCTGCTGGCGCGGAAGATCCCGTTCACCGACCAGGTGGTGGACAGCATCTACGGCGCGGACCAGGTCCGGCTGTTCCAGCACATCCTGGTGCGGGTCGAGTCGACCGCGGAGCCGCCGGCGCGGGCCGCCGGCCGGCGCCGCGCCGAGGCGATGCTCGCGCGGGTGCGCGGCGGCGCCGACTTCGGGCAGGTCGCCACCCAGGTCAGCGACGACCCCGCCAGCAAGCTCGACAGCGGCTACCTCACCCCGGCGCCGCGGGGCCGCTGGGTCACCGCCTTCGACAGCGCCGGGTGGACCCTCGCGCCCGGCGCGATGACCGGCCTGGTCGAGACCCCGTTCGGCTACCACGTGATCCGGCGGCCCCTGGCCGCCGAGGTGCGCGGCCGCCTGGTGCAGTACATGCGCGAGCAGCTGGGCCGGCAGCTCGACTCGGTCTACCTCGACAGCCTCGGCATCCAGCGGAAGCTCAAGGTGGTCAGCAACGCGCCCGACCTGGTGCGCCAGGCGCTCGGCGACAAGGGTGAGGCGATCCGCTCCCCCAAGGTGCTGGCCTCGTACGACGGGGGCGCCTTCACCGTGGCGTCGCTGATCCGCTGGGTGACCGGCCTCGGCCCGGAGTGGGCCGCGGACCTCGGCCAGCGGCCCGACAGCAGCCTGACCCAGTTCGTGAAGCTGCTGGCGCAGAACCAGATCCTCGTGGCCCAGGCCGACTCCGCCGGGATCCGGGTGCTGCCTGACGAGTGGGCCTCCATGATGCAGCGGTATCGTGGCCTGCTCGACACGCTGCGCATGTCGCTCGACCTCTCGAGCGGCGACCTCACCGATCCCGCCGTGGCCCAGGAGCAGCGGGCCCGGGTCGCGGCGCTCAAGGTCGAGACCTTCTGGGACCGCGTGGTCCAGGGGCGCGGCCGCCCGCGCCCCATCCCGGGCCCGGTGTCGTTCGTCCTGCGGAAGACCGGGCAGTACACCGTGGACCGGCGCGGGGTCGATGCGGCGGTGGCGCAGGCCGCCGTCCTCAAGGCCAAGGCGGATTCCGCCGCGGCCGCCGCCCCGCGCCTTCCCGCCCCAGGAGGGCCGTGA